Proteins from one Ornithobacterium rhinotracheale genomic window:
- the gldN gene encoding gliding motility protein GldN — MKTKYKILNIVFLLIGIVAINAQSVLNAKSPEELRKMREENVSINSKGDTIQNADEPLPYGYIEDNDVLWSKVVWEIIDMNEKLNQPYYNSSNGIAYSTLSLFDALKKGIESGEIKEVYDDEFFEHKLTPQDALNSLSRTDTTDWYYEQKDAGVDMSKIQDNGIDYYPVGSDKVKMIKIKGMWYIDRRLGEMRYRILGLSMMGPDAQSMGRGFEGADDYVDLFWIWYPDARKVLNRYKVFNPKNAASKVTFDDMLNGRRFNTVIYKTSDMVGNRSIDQFIPKDAQAQLEASRRIKEEILQKENEMWNY; from the coding sequence ATGAAAACGAAATATAAAATTTTAAATATAGTATTCCTTTTAATTGGAATTGTAGCAATCAATGCCCAATCAGTGTTGAATGCAAAATCTCCCGAGGAACTTAGAAAAATGAGAGAGGAAAATGTTTCCATTAATTCAAAAGGTGATACTATTCAAAATGCAGATGAGCCATTGCCTTACGGTTATATTGAGGACAATGATGTATTATGGTCTAAAGTAGTTTGGGAAATTATTGATATGAACGAAAAATTAAATCAGCCATATTATAATTCATCCAATGGAATTGCCTATAGCACACTATCACTTTTTGACGCGTTAAAAAAAGGAATTGAAAGTGGTGAAATCAAAGAAGTTTACGACGATGAATTCTTTGAACATAAATTGACTCCACAAGATGCTTTAAACTCATTATCTAGAACAGATACTACAGATTGGTACTATGAGCAAAAAGATGCTGGTGTAGATATGAGCAAAATACAGGACAATGGTATAGATTATTATCCAGTAGGAAGTGATAAAGTTAAAATGATAAAGATTAAGGGTATGTGGTATATTGATCGTAGATTGGGCGAAATGCGTTATCGTATATTGGGACTTTCTATGATGGGGCCAGATGCGCAATCTATGGGTAGAGGTTTTGAAGGAGCAGATGATTATGTTGATTTATTCTGGATATGGTATCCAGATGCGCGTAAGGTGCTTAATCGCTATAAGGTATTTAATCCTAAAAACGCGGCATCTAAGGTTACTTTTGATGATATGTTGAATGGAAGGAGATTTAATACTGTGATTTATAAAACGAGTGATATGGTAGGAAATCGTAGTATAGATCAATTCATTCCAAAAGATGCTCAAGCGCAATTAGAAGCAAGCCGAAGAATAAAAGAAGAAATTCTGCAGAAGGAAAACGAAATGTGGAATTACTGA
- a CDS encoding NAD(P)/FAD-dependent oxidoreductase, producing the protein MKTQYLLVGYGIANVCFAKYCVENKHSFIIFDDQKITASNVAAGVVNPIVLKRFTPVWQAIEQMDLLKKTFGEFTELLGNKYFHEMPIYRVLANDKEAEIWHRKIQENTILEKYLAPKIIDNKYESLKAEHGFGTMKETGYVDITQLLADFKNQYKEHFRNEKFDYAKLDVENNTYEDIIFDKIVFAEGSKVSANPYFNFIPVVPNKGQVLKIRTEESLPRAIVKSKCFLMPIGKHEYYVGATYNREFENDEATIEDREKLEEQLAHFYTKRFQIIDEKVGIRPTVPDHKPIIGQHPEYSNLYVLNGLGTRGTFNGPAMSKALYESIEQDKPIDPLIDIKRFL; encoded by the coding sequence ATGAAAACGCAATACCTATTAGTAGGCTATGGAATAGCCAATGTTTGTTTCGCTAAATATTGTGTAGAAAACAAACATTCTTTTATAATTTTTGATGATCAAAAAATCACAGCTTCTAATGTGGCCGCAGGAGTGGTAAACCCTATAGTTCTCAAAAGATTTACGCCCGTTTGGCAGGCCATTGAACAAATGGATTTATTGAAAAAAACTTTCGGTGAATTTACAGAGCTTTTGGGCAATAAATATTTTCATGAAATGCCCATTTATCGTGTTTTGGCAAACGATAAAGAAGCAGAAATTTGGCATAGAAAAATCCAAGAAAATACAATTTTAGAAAAGTATTTAGCACCCAAAATAATCGATAATAAGTACGAAAGCCTAAAAGCCGAACATGGATTTGGTACCATGAAAGAAACAGGCTATGTAGATATTACCCAACTTTTAGCCGATTTTAAAAATCAATATAAAGAGCATTTTAGAAACGAAAAATTTGATTATGCTAAATTGGATGTAGAAAACAATACCTACGAAGATATAATTTTTGATAAAATTGTGTTTGCCGAAGGTTCTAAAGTTTCTGCTAATCCATATTTTAATTTTATTCCTGTAGTGCCCAATAAAGGTCAAGTGTTGAAAATCAGAACCGAGGAGAGTTTGCCGCGTGCCATTGTAAAATCCAAATGTTTCTTGATGCCGATTGGCAAACACGAGTATTATGTAGGCGCTACCTATAATAGAGAATTCGAAAATGATGAAGCTACAATAGAGGATAGAGAAAAACTAGAAGAGCAACTAGCTCACTTCTATACAAAACGATTTCAAATTATAGATGAAAAAGTGGGGATACGCCCTACCGTACCCGATCACAAGCCTATCATAGGTCAGCACCCAGAATATTCAAATTTGTATGTTTTAAACGGTTTAGGAACGCGCGGAACATTCAACGGGCCAGCTATGTCCAAAGCCTTGTACGAATCCATAGAACAAGATAAACCGATTGATCCACTAATAGATATCAAAAGATTTTTGTAA
- a CDS encoding ABC-F family ATP-binding cassette domain-containing protein, producing the protein MLQAQNVGVHFAGNYLFDGVTFRINKGDRVGLAGKNGAGKSTLLKILSRKQNPTEGEVVYEGQISVGYLSQDIDFEEGRTVWEEAQQAFEQLNYLQQRIDEVNHQLATRTDYESDEYHDLIHDISHLTERYTMLGGYAKDADIEKVLKGLGFKDSDFNRLTSEFSGGWRMRVELAKLLLQKHDVMLLDEPTNHLDIDSILWLEDFLKGYEGAVILVSHDKLFLDNVTNRTLEVANKRIHDYKANYTKYIQLRDERREQLKAEKKNQEQFIKHTEQLIDKFRAKASKASTAKSLQKKLERIDIIEVENEDVHSMNINFEASQRSGKVVFNLENVKKAFGDHTIFSNVNLEIVRGEKVAFVGQNGQGKTTLARCIVGELDFEGKIKHGHNVEVGYFAQNQHHVLVDTRTVLEEAEHAANENTRPRVRDVLGAFLFSGEAAEKKVKVLSGGERNRLALAKLLLHPSNVLIMDEPTNHLDIQSKEILKNALNNYEGTLILVSHDREFLSGLADKIVEFKDGEVKEFLGNIDEYLEYRKASNMREIEKVEQKKETTKPVEVQPERKEDKRIKNKISNLEAEIAKIEEEIASLEQKFMQENPSEEQLANYEALKNNLQEKMQNWEDLSEQL; encoded by the coding sequence ATGTTACAAGCGCAAAATGTTGGAGTACACTTCGCGGGCAATTATTTGTTTGACGGAGTAACTTTTAGAATCAATAAAGGCGATCGCGTGGGGCTCGCTGGTAAAAACGGAGCAGGGAAATCTACCTTGCTAAAAATCCTTTCAAGAAAACAAAATCCTACCGAGGGAGAAGTAGTTTATGAAGGGCAAATCAGTGTGGGCTATTTGTCGCAAGATATTGATTTTGAAGAGGGACGCACCGTGTGGGAAGAAGCCCAACAAGCCTTTGAACAGCTCAATTATTTGCAGCAGCGCATAGACGAGGTCAATCACCAATTGGCAACACGCACCGATTACGAGAGCGATGAATATCATGACTTAATCCATGATATCAGTCATTTAACAGAGCGCTACACTATGCTCGGTGGCTACGCCAAAGATGCTGATATCGAGAAAGTTTTAAAAGGTTTAGGATTTAAAGATTCGGATTTCAATCGTTTAACTTCGGAGTTCTCAGGCGGGTGGCGTATGCGCGTGGAATTAGCCAAATTATTACTCCAAAAACACGATGTGATGTTGCTCGATGAGCCGACCAACCACTTGGACATCGATTCCATTTTGTGGTTAGAAGATTTTTTGAAAGGCTACGAGGGAGCTGTGATTTTGGTATCGCACGACAAATTATTTTTAGACAATGTAACCAATCGCACGCTCGAGGTGGCAAACAAGCGTATTCACGATTATAAGGCAAATTACACCAAATACATTCAGCTACGAGATGAACGCCGTGAGCAACTCAAAGCCGAGAAGAAAAATCAAGAACAATTTATAAAACACACCGAGCAATTAATTGATAAATTTAGAGCCAAAGCCTCCAAAGCTTCAACGGCTAAATCTTTGCAAAAGAAATTGGAGCGTATCGACATTATCGAAGTCGAAAACGAAGATGTGCACAGCATGAACATCAATTTTGAGGCATCTCAACGCTCTGGCAAAGTGGTGTTTAATCTCGAAAATGTGAAAAAAGCATTTGGAGACCATACGATTTTTAGCAATGTAAACCTTGAAATCGTGCGAGGCGAAAAGGTGGCTTTTGTGGGACAAAACGGACAAGGGAAAACCACGCTGGCACGCTGCATCGTGGGCGAACTGGATTTTGAGGGCAAAATCAAACATGGGCACAATGTAGAAGTAGGGTATTTTGCACAGAATCAGCATCATGTGTTAGTGGATACGCGTACAGTGCTAGAAGAAGCAGAGCATGCCGCCAATGAAAATACAAGACCACGAGTGCGTGATGTTTTAGGCGCATTTTTATTTAGTGGAGAAGCAGCCGAGAAAAAAGTGAAAGTCCTTTCAGGAGGTGAGCGAAATCGTTTAGCTTTGGCCAAATTACTTTTGCATCCATCGAATGTTTTAATCATGGACGAGCCTACGAACCACTTGGATATTCAGTCTAAAGAGATTTTGAAAAACGCACTGAACAACTATGAGGGAACTTTAATTTTAGTTTCTCACGACCGTGAGTTTTTAAGCGGATTGGCAGATAAGATTGTGGAATTTAAAGACGGAGAAGTCAAAGAATTTTTAGGCAATATCGATGAATATCTAGAGTATAGAAAAGCATCGAATATGCGCGAAATCGAAAAGGTGGAACAGAAAAAAGAAACGACTAAACCCGTTGAAGTTCAGCCTGAAAGAAAAGAAGATAAACGAATTAAAAATAAAATTAGTAACTTAGAGGCAGAAATAGCTAAAATCGAAGAAGAAATTGCTAGTTTAGAACAAAAATTTATGCAAGAAAATCCAAGCGAGGAGCAATTGGCAAATTATGAAGCTTTAAAAAATAATTTGCAAGAAAAAATGCAGAATTGGGAGGATTTATCTGAACAACTTTAA
- the ffh gene encoding signal recognition particle protein, translated as MFQSLQDKLDNALHTLKGHGHISEINVAETIKEIRRALVDADVSYKVAKDFTNKVKDKAIGQNVLTTLNPGQLMTKIVHDEMAELMGGETQELDVSANPTIILIAGLQGSGKTTFSGKLAQFLKKKKSKKPLLVAGDVYRPAAIDQLKVLGEQIDVPVYTEEGNKNPVEIAQNALQQAKQNNNNVIIVDTAGRLAIDEAMMQEIRNVHQAIKPTETLFVVDSMTGQDAVNTAKAFNEVLDYDGVVLTKLDGDTRGGAALTIRTVVDKPIKFISTGEKLDKLDVFHPSRMADRILGMGDVVSLVERAQEQFDEEEARRLQKKIAKNKFDFNDFLKQIKQIKRMGNMKDLLGMIPGAGKALKGIEIDDDAFKHVEAIIYSMTNQERENPNIIDASRKRRIAKGCGRSVQDVNQLLKQFSQMGKMMKFMQSSQGKAMMKMMGNKIPGMI; from the coding sequence ATGTTTCAAAGCTTACAAGATAAATTAGATAATGCCTTGCACACGCTCAAAGGGCACGGGCATATTTCAGAAATAAATGTTGCAGAAACCATCAAGGAAATCAGACGCGCACTTGTAGATGCCGATGTTAGCTACAAAGTGGCCAAAGATTTCACTAATAAAGTAAAAGACAAAGCCATAGGTCAAAATGTATTAACAACCTTGAATCCAGGGCAGTTGATGACCAAAATCGTGCACGACGAAATGGCCGAACTTATGGGAGGAGAAACCCAAGAATTGGATGTTTCTGCCAACCCAACTATTATCTTAATTGCTGGTTTGCAAGGTTCTGGTAAAACCACATTTTCAGGTAAATTGGCGCAGTTTCTTAAAAAGAAAAAGAGCAAAAAACCACTTTTGGTAGCAGGCGATGTGTATCGTCCTGCAGCGATTGATCAGCTAAAAGTTTTAGGCGAGCAGATTGATGTGCCAGTTTACACCGAGGAGGGAAACAAAAATCCTGTGGAAATTGCTCAAAATGCTTTACAACAAGCCAAACAAAACAACAATAATGTAATCATTGTGGATACCGCAGGGCGCTTAGCTATAGACGAGGCAATGATGCAGGAAATCCGAAATGTGCACCAAGCCATTAAGCCAACCGAAACCCTTTTTGTAGTGGATTCGATGACGGGGCAAGATGCCGTGAATACGGCAAAGGCTTTTAACGAAGTGCTTGATTATGATGGAGTAGTTCTCACAAAATTAGATGGTGATACCCGTGGTGGTGCAGCACTTACGATTCGCACCGTGGTAGATAAACCTATCAAATTTATCTCAACTGGCGAGAAGCTAGACAAACTAGATGTGTTCCACCCAAGCCGTATGGCAGACAGAATTTTGGGAATGGGAGATGTGGTTTCCCTTGTAGAAAGAGCACAAGAACAATTTGATGAAGAGGAGGCAAGAAGATTACAAAAGAAAATTGCTAAAAATAAATTTGATTTTAATGATTTCTTAAAACAAATCAAGCAAATCAAGCGTATGGGGAACATGAAAGACCTCCTAGGTATGATTCCAGGGGCAGGAAAAGCCTTGAAAGGAATCGAAATCGACGATGATGCCTTTAAACATGTAGAAGCCATCATCTACTCAATGACAAATCAGGAGAGAGAAAACCCAAATATAATTGATGCAAGCCGTAAACGCCGTATAGCTAAGGGCTGCGGGCGTTCTGTGCAAGATGTGAATCAATTGCTAAAACAATTCTCACAAATGGGCAAAATGATGAAATTTATGCAATCTAGCCAAGGAAAAGCTATGATGAAGATGATGGGAAATAAAATCCCTGGCATGATTTAA
- a CDS encoding imm11 family protein: MKVYELKRNFDESGGFVLRLPPEKALDKFSILSLSHIYKGKNLPDNIIEGEFKVFPSNQGKKNYKFDFHTEGNIFIISERIYEIVYPVLSTRGHFFNIKTDSKRKKYIGYHLTNVVDCLDLNNSIYKKYENGIRVYKPVLFQNKINGEYIFQIKEDISRVFVTDKFQKILEENNILDFHFGEHNIVSLTSNP; this comes from the coding sequence ATGAAAGTTTATGAACTAAAGCGTAATTTTGATGAGTCTGGTGGTTTTGTTCTACGCTTACCACCGGAAAAAGCACTTGATAAATTTAGTATTCTTTCTTTATCGCACATTTATAAGGGAAAAAATCTACCTGACAATATCATTGAAGGGGAATTTAAAGTTTTTCCTAGCAATCAAGGAAAAAAGAACTATAAATTTGATTTCCATACTGAGGGTAACATATTCATAATTAGTGAAAGAATATATGAAATAGTATATCCAGTATTAAGTACTCGCGGACATTTTTTTAATATAAAAACTGATAGCAAGAGAAAAAAATATATTGGATATCATCTGACTAATGTTGTCGATTGCTTAGATCTAAACAATTCCATTTATAAAAAATATGAAAATGGCATAAGAGTATACAAGCCAGTACTATTTCAGAATAAAATAAATGGTGAATATATATTTCAAATTAAAGAGGATATTTCCAGGGTATTTGTTACTGATAAATTTCAAAAAATACTAGAAGAAAATAACATTTTAGACTTTCACTTTGGTGAGCACAATATTGTAAGTTTAACTAGTAATCCATAG
- a CDS encoding HpaII family restriction endonuclease, with the protein MNKFTFIDLFAGIGGFHLAMKNLGGQCVFASEIDVYARKTYEHNFKKHQPELFENGLFNDDIRKINPHDLPDFDVLCAGFPCQPFSQAGYKRGFNDTHQSERGNLFFNIVEILEAKRPKAFFLENVRGIVNHDNGKTFKTIREILENELGYSFYFQIIKASDFGLPQLRPRAFMIGFRDDGLLRNFQYPQSIPLELTMSDIWGGACNRDIGYTLRVGGRGSKIDDRRNWDHYLVDGQVRQIMPEQAKKMQGFPNNFEFPVPKSQAMKQLGNSVAVNAVQACGEKMIDYMNELTIKQNKENHMKKTAKNKGEWTELYSFLKTINDKKLLLADANLQPTSNNFIVHKVTTLNINQICYLLENDMLCIEDKQSGEKKHIQTSSILNAQILDTLANIIKNQSGSSFEIDEFQMISEELGVTLIKGGNSQQKADIILDIEDENIKYTNHGFGIKSYLGSKPTLLNASGNTNFIFKVCNLSSNFLDEINSIDTRTKLKDRISVIYDKGGFLEFDRLEQTTMHYNLDLVDSQMPKLLALMLIEFHKNRNNNLESNLTQVFNQYQNEFSTDLSGLRIKIKKLLVAILLGFFGGNKWDGQYTAKGTIVVKNDGSQVAYHITDLTSLENYLYKHIRFDTPSTTRHRYGSLILENGQLYFKLNMQLRF; encoded by the coding sequence ATGAATAAATTTACATTTATAGATTTATTTGCAGGGATTGGTGGTTTTCATCTTGCCATGAAAAATTTGGGTGGGCAATGTGTTTTTGCATCAGAAATAGATGTCTATGCACGTAAGACTTACGAACATAATTTTAAAAAACATCAACCAGAACTTTTTGAAAATGGGTTATTTAATGATGATATTCGTAAAATCAATCCGCATGATTTACCAGATTTTGATGTACTTTGTGCAGGTTTTCCTTGCCAACCATTTAGTCAAGCAGGATATAAGAGAGGATTTAATGATACTCATCAATCAGAACGAGGTAACCTATTTTTTAATATCGTAGAAATATTAGAAGCAAAAAGACCCAAAGCATTTTTTTTAGAAAATGTTCGTGGTATTGTTAATCATGACAACGGGAAAACATTTAAGACTATTCGTGAAATTCTAGAAAATGAATTGGGATATAGTTTTTATTTTCAAATTATCAAAGCATCTGATTTTGGATTGCCACAATTACGACCAAGAGCATTTATGATCGGTTTTCGTGATGATGGATTATTGCGTAATTTTCAATATCCTCAATCTATTCCATTAGAATTAACCATGTCTGATATTTGGGGAGGAGCATGTAATCGTGACATTGGCTATACATTGCGTGTAGGTGGGCGTGGTTCAAAAATAGATGATCGCCGTAATTGGGATCATTATTTGGTTGATGGACAAGTACGCCAAATCATGCCAGAACAAGCCAAAAAAATGCAAGGCTTTCCAAATAACTTTGAGTTTCCTGTACCAAAATCTCAAGCCATGAAGCAACTGGGAAATAGTGTTGCAGTGAATGCAGTGCAGGCTTGTGGTGAAAAAATGATAGATTATATGAATGAATTAACGATTAAGCAAAATAAAGAAAATCATATGAAAAAAACCGCAAAAAATAAAGGTGAGTGGACAGAATTATATAGTTTTTTAAAAACTATAAATGACAAAAAACTATTATTGGCTGATGCCAACTTACAGCCTACTAGTAACAATTTTATTGTGCACAAAGTTACTACTTTAAATATTAACCAAATATGTTATTTATTAGAGAATGACATGCTTTGTATTGAGGATAAACAAAGTGGAGAAAAAAAACACATACAAACAAGTTCTATCCTTAATGCTCAAATATTAGATACATTGGCTAATATCATAAAAAATCAGAGTGGTTCGAGTTTTGAAATTGATGAATTTCAAATGATTAGTGAAGAGCTAGGTGTAACCCTGATAAAGGGCGGAAACTCTCAACAAAAGGCTGATATTATTTTAGATATTGAGGATGAGAACATCAAATATACAAATCATGGATTTGGCATTAAATCCTATCTTGGTAGCAAACCAACATTGTTAAATGCATCTGGTAATACAAATTTTATATTTAAAGTATGCAATTTATCTTCAAATTTTTTAGATGAAATTAATTCTATTGATACGCGTACAAAGCTCAAGGATCGTATTAGTGTAATTTACGATAAAGGCGGTTTTTTGGAATTTGACCGTCTAGAACAAACAACAATGCATTACAATTTAGATTTAGTGGATAGCCAGATGCCAAAATTATTGGCTTTGATGCTGATTGAGTTTCACAAAAATCGTAACAATAATCTTGAAAGTAATCTAACCCAAGTTTTCAACCAATATCAAAATGAATTTTCTACAGATTTAAGCGGTTTGAGAATAAAAATTAAAAAATTATTGGTTGCTATTTTATTAGGATTTTTTGGTGGGAATAAATGGGATGGACAATATACTGCTAAAGGAACGATTGTTGTAAAGAATGATGGTAGCCAAGTGGCATATCACATTACTGATTTAACCAGTTTAGAAAACTATCTTTATAAGCATATTCGCTTTGATACACCGTCAACAACACGGCATCGATATGGCTCTTTAATTTTGGAAAACGGACAATTGTATTTTAAATTAAATATGCAGTTAAGATTCTAG
- a CDS encoding GMC oxidoreductase, whose translation MERRKFLELSGLGASAILASSTLSACRVLNLAPNRTKKVGHFPNIIVGSGYGGAVCARRLTENKQPVLILEMGKRWDRTPKHDTFCKMIKADKRSSWFSNWPNAPIPIPIPIKKYPGVLDKIKYDEMDIFAGRAYGGGSIVNGGISIPPRRDYFKEIFPQIDDREMYDIFFPLADKELKVQRIPEKFYDTTEYYNFSRSAEKQAHNAGLKTQFFSNTYDFDYMQREAKGEVYKSALGGEVIYGNNAGKFSLDQTYLKKAEETGLVSLRTMRMLDKIIANENGTYTLEVKVIKENGDVDLLEIYTCDKLFLNAGSTGTSEVLLKSKYLGGLPNLNEELGQDWGPNGNIMTGRNFVNSTGVNQSTIPVKGIDMWNGDFEYKIFAEIAPLPLGIETWTTLFLSISDNRERGNYYFDKASKKVKLNWKRSQNEYSVKAAKLLLKKLKEDNGGTRSRLLFNNGFGDDFCYHPLGGCVLGKATDDFGRVRGYKNLYVQDSSLIPGSAGVNPFVFITALAERNMATIVKEDFK comes from the coding sequence ATGGAAAGAAGAAAATTTTTAGAATTATCAGGTTTAGGCGCATCAGCAATTTTGGCAAGTAGCACATTGAGCGCATGTAGAGTTTTGAATCTTGCCCCCAACAGAACTAAAAAAGTGGGGCATTTCCCCAATATCATCGTGGGGAGTGGCTATGGAGGTGCTGTGTGTGCGAGGAGATTAACCGAGAACAAGCAACCTGTGTTAATTCTAGAAATGGGAAAACGCTGGGACAGAACGCCTAAGCACGATACTTTTTGTAAAATGATTAAGGCAGATAAACGCTCTAGCTGGTTTTCTAATTGGCCAAATGCTCCAATTCCAATCCCAATCCCAATAAAGAAATATCCAGGAGTTTTAGATAAAATAAAATATGACGAAATGGATATTTTTGCAGGGCGTGCCTATGGTGGTGGTTCCATTGTGAACGGAGGAATATCTATTCCGCCGAGGAGAGATTATTTTAAAGAGATTTTCCCGCAAATCGATGATAGGGAAATGTATGATATCTTCTTTCCGCTTGCCGATAAGGAATTAAAAGTACAAAGAATTCCAGAAAAATTCTATGATACAACGGAATATTACAATTTCTCGCGCTCTGCCGAAAAACAAGCACACAATGCAGGATTAAAAACACAATTCTTTAGCAACACCTATGATTTTGACTATATGCAACGCGAAGCAAAAGGCGAAGTTTATAAATCGGCGCTCGGTGGCGAAGTAATTTACGGTAATAATGCTGGGAAATTTAGCCTCGACCAAACTTACCTCAAAAAAGCGGAAGAAACGGGACTTGTCTCACTCAGAACAATGCGAATGCTCGACAAAATCATTGCCAACGAAAATGGGACTTACACACTGGAGGTGAAAGTGATTAAAGAAAATGGAGATGTAGATTTACTTGAAATTTATACTTGCGACAAATTATTCCTCAACGCGGGTAGCACAGGAACTTCTGAGGTTTTGCTTAAATCTAAATATTTAGGTGGCTTGCCAAATTTAAATGAAGAACTTGGGCAAGATTGGGGACCCAACGGAAATATCATGACAGGGCGAAACTTTGTAAATAGCACGGGCGTAAACCAATCAACTATTCCAGTGAAAGGCATTGATATGTGGAACGGCGATTTTGAATATAAAATTTTTGCTGAAATCGCACCACTTCCTTTAGGCATTGAAACTTGGACTACGCTATTCCTCTCTATTTCAGACAACCGTGAGCGTGGAAACTACTATTTTGACAAGGCAAGCAAAAAGGTAAAACTGAACTGGAAAAGGTCTCAAAACGAATATTCTGTAAAAGCAGCCAAACTTTTACTCAAAAAACTGAAAGAAGACAACGGAGGAACTCGTTCGCGATTGTTATTTAATAATGGATTTGGAGATGATTTCTGCTACCACCCACTTGGCGGATGCGTGCTAGGCAAAGCTACCGATGATTTCGGTCGTGTACGCGGGTACAAAAATCTGTATGTGCAAGACAGCTCACTCATTCCAGGGAGTGCGGGTGTAAATCCTTTTGTGTTTATCACCGCCTTGGCAGAGCGAAATATGGCAACCATTGTAAAAGAAGATTTTAAATGA
- a CDS encoding helix-turn-helix transcriptional regulator, translated as MENTLKVERAKKNITQEQLAQEIGVSRQTIHAIESKKYVPSTVLALKIAAFFETQVEAIFSLEKTD; from the coding sequence ATGGAAAATACACTCAAGGTAGAACGCGCCAAAAAAAACATCACGCAAGAGCAATTAGCGCAAGAAATTGGCGTGAGCCGACAAACGATACATGCCATTGAGAGCAAAAAATATGTGCCTTCCACTGTTTTGGCATTGAAAATCGCCGCTTTTTTTGAAACGCAAGTTGAAGCCATTTTTAGTTTAGAAAAAACAGATTAA